The Kluyvera intermedia genome window below encodes:
- a CDS encoding peptidoglycan glycosyltransferase FtsI, giving the protein MKPAAKKTLKPKRQEEQANFISWRFALLCGCILIALGFLLGRVAWLQIIAPDMLVRQGDMRSLRVQEVATSRGLITDRSGRPLAVSVPVKAIWADPKELHEAGGVVLNNRWKALADALNMPLDQLATRINTNPRMRFIYLARQVNPDMADYIKKLKLPGIYLREESRRYYPSGEVTAHLIGFTNVDSQGIEGVEKSFDKWLTGQPGERIVRKDRYGRVIEDISSTDSQAAHNLALSIDERLQALVYRELNNAVAFNKAESGSAVLVDVTTGEVLAMANSPSYNPNNFTGTAKDTMRNRAITDVFEPGSTVKPMVVMTALQRGVVRENTVLNTIPYRINGHEIKDVARYSELTLTGVLQKSSNVGVSKLALAMPSSALVDTYSRFGLGKATNLGLVGERSGLYPQKQRWSDIERATFSFGYGLMVTPLQLARVYATIGSYGIYRPLSITKVDPPVPGERIFPESTVRTVVHMMESVALPGGGGVKAAIKGYRIAIKTGTAKKVGPDGRYINKYIAYTAGVAPASQPRFALVVVINDPQAGKYYGGAVSAPVFGAIMGGVLRTMNIEPDALATGDKNDLVTNQGEGSGGRS; this is encoded by the coding sequence ATGAAACCGGCGGCAAAAAAAACGCTTAAACCGAAACGTCAGGAAGAACAGGCCAACTTTATCAGTTGGCGTTTTGCGTTGCTTTGCGGCTGTATTCTGATTGCATTGGGCTTCTTGCTGGGGCGTGTCGCCTGGTTGCAGATCATCGCACCTGACATGCTGGTGCGTCAGGGCGACATGCGTTCGTTACGCGTGCAGGAAGTGGCGACCTCGCGAGGCTTAATCACCGATCGTTCTGGTCGTCCGCTGGCGGTGAGCGTACCGGTGAAAGCTATCTGGGCCGATCCGAAAGAGCTGCACGAAGCGGGTGGTGTGGTACTGAATAACCGCTGGAAGGCATTGGCCGATGCGCTGAATATGCCGCTCGACCAGTTGGCCACACGTATCAACACCAATCCACGCATGCGTTTTATCTATCTGGCGCGTCAGGTTAACCCTGACATGGCAGATTACATCAAAAAACTGAAGTTACCAGGGATTTACCTGCGTGAAGAATCGCGCCGTTACTATCCTTCCGGCGAAGTGACCGCTCACTTAATTGGTTTTACCAACGTTGATAGCCAGGGCATTGAAGGGGTTGAGAAGAGCTTCGACAAGTGGCTCACCGGCCAGCCGGGAGAACGAATTGTCCGTAAAGACCGCTATGGCCGAGTCATCGAAGATATTTCCTCAACTGACAGCCAGGCCGCGCACAATCTGGCGTTGAGCATCGACGAGCGCTTACAGGCGCTGGTCTACCGTGAGCTGAATAACGCCGTCGCCTTTAACAAGGCGGAATCCGGCAGCGCCGTACTGGTTGATGTGACAACCGGTGAAGTACTGGCGATGGCCAACAGCCCATCCTACAACCCGAATAACTTTACCGGCACGGCGAAAGACACCATGCGTAACCGGGCGATCACTGACGTGTTCGAACCCGGTTCAACGGTAAAACCGATGGTCGTCATGACGGCCTTGCAGCGCGGCGTCGTACGTGAAAACACCGTGCTGAACACTATTCCATATCGAATTAACGGTCACGAAATCAAAGACGTGGCGCGCTACAGCGAATTAACCCTGACCGGGGTTCTACAGAAGTCGAGTAACGTCGGTGTTTCCAAGCTGGCGTTAGCGATGCCGTCCTCAGCGTTAGTAGATACTTACTCACGTTTTGGGCTGGGAAAAGCGACCAATTTGGGGTTGGTCGGAGAACGCAGTGGCTTATACCCTCAAAAACAACGGTGGTCTGACATAGAGAGGGCCACCTTCTCTTTCGGCTATGGGCTAATGGTAACCCCGTTACAGTTAGCGCGAGTCTACGCAACGATTGGCAGCTACGGGATCTACCGTCCGCTGTCGATAACCAAAGTTGATCCGCCGGTTCCCGGTGAGCGCATCTTCCCTGAATCTACCGTCCGTACAGTCGTACATATGATGGAAAGCGTGGCGCTGCCTGGCGGCGGTGGCGTGAAGGCGGCGATTAAAGGCTACCGTATTGCGATTAAAACCGGTACGGCGAAAAAAGTTGGCCCGGACGGGCGCTACATCAACAAATACATTGCTTACACCGCAGGCGTTGCGCCAGCCAGCCAGCCGCGTTTTGCGCTGGTGGTGGTCATCAACGACCCGCAGGCGGGTAAATACTACGGCGGCGCCGTTTCCGCGCCGGTCTTTGGAGCCATCATGGGCGGTGTATTGCGCACGATGAACATTGAACCGGACGCGCTGGCAACGGGCGATAAAAATGATTTAGTAACGAATCAAGGCGAGGGATCAGGTGGCAGATCGTAA
- the murF gene encoding UDP-N-acetylmuramoyl-tripeptide--D-alanyl-D-alanine ligase, whose amino-acid sequence MIGVTLSQLSGVLNAELVGDDLLIEDVTTDTRKITAGCLFVALRGERFDAHDFAQTAKDNGAGALLVSRKLDINLPQLVVSDTRLAFGELAAWVRQQVPARVVALTGSSGKTSVKEMTAAILAQCGNTLYTAGNLNNDIGVPMTLLRLTPEHQFAVIELGANHQGEIAWTVGLTLPEAALVNNLAAAHLEGFGSLAGVAKAKGEIFSGLSESGVAILNADNNDWANWQQIIGDRRVWRFSPDAADSDFSASDIRITVQGTVFTLHTPNGNTEVLLPLPGRHNIANALAATALATAVGADLNAVKAGLAQLKAVPGRLFPIQLSETQLLLDDSYNANVGSMTAAVQVLSEMPGYRVLVVGDMAELGAESEDCHIQIGAAAKAAGIDRVLSVGTLSQAISAASGAGEHFTEKASAIARLNTLINEHKTITILVKGSRSAAMEQVVRALQEIGTC is encoded by the coding sequence ATGATTGGCGTAACGCTAAGCCAGCTTTCCGGCGTACTTAACGCTGAACTTGTGGGTGACGATCTGCTGATTGAAGACGTCACCACCGACACCCGTAAAATCACTGCGGGTTGCCTGTTTGTGGCGCTGAGAGGTGAACGTTTTGATGCGCACGATTTTGCGCAAACCGCCAAGGATAACGGCGCGGGCGCGCTGTTAGTCAGCCGTAAGCTGGATATCAATCTGCCACAACTGGTGGTCAGCGATACCCGTCTGGCTTTCGGTGAACTGGCGGCCTGGGTTCGTCAACAGGTTCCGGCACGCGTTGTGGCGCTGACCGGTTCTTCCGGCAAAACGTCGGTAAAAGAGATGACCGCCGCTATTTTGGCACAGTGCGGCAACACGCTTTATACCGCAGGCAACCTTAATAATGACATCGGCGTGCCGATGACATTACTGCGCCTGACGCCGGAACATCAGTTTGCGGTGATTGAGTTAGGGGCAAACCACCAGGGTGAAATTGCCTGGACCGTGGGGCTGACCCTTCCGGAAGCGGCGCTGGTGAATAACCTGGCGGCAGCGCATCTGGAAGGTTTTGGCTCATTAGCGGGTGTTGCGAAGGCCAAAGGGGAGATTTTCTCCGGCCTGTCGGAAAGCGGCGTTGCGATCCTGAATGCGGATAACAACGATTGGGCAAACTGGCAGCAGATCATTGGCGATCGTCGCGTCTGGCGCTTCTCGCCGGATGCGGCTGACAGCGATTTTAGCGCGAGCGATATCCGTATTACCGTACAGGGCACCGTCTTCACGCTGCATACGCCGAATGGCAACACAGAGGTACTTTTGCCACTGCCGGGTCGTCATAACATCGCTAATGCGCTGGCCGCAACCGCGCTGGCGACGGCGGTGGGAGCCGATTTAAATGCGGTGAAAGCCGGATTAGCGCAGCTTAAAGCGGTTCCGGGGCGTTTATTCCCGATTCAGTTGTCGGAAACTCAACTGCTGTTGGATGACTCCTACAACGCGAACGTCGGTTCAATGACCGCAGCGGTGCAGGTGCTGTCTGAAATGCCGGGCTACCGCGTGCTGGTTGTCGGTGATATGGCAGAGCTGGGTGCGGAAAGTGAAGATTGTCATATTCAGATCGGTGCTGCGGCAAAAGCCGCGGGTATCGACCGCGTACTGAGCGTTGGCACATTAAGCCAGGCAATCAGTGCTGCCAGCGGGGCAGGAGAGCATTTCACCGAGAAGGCCTCGGCAATTGCACGCCTTAACACGCTGATTAACGAACATAAAACTATCACCATTCTGGTGAAAGGATCACGCAGTGCCGCCATGGAACAGGTTGTACGCGCATTACAGGAGATCGGGACATGTTAG
- the murE gene encoding UDP-N-acetylmuramoyl-L-alanyl-D-glutamate--2,6-diaminopimelate ligase gives MADRNLRDLLAPWVPNAPERVLREMTLDSRVAASGDLFVAVVGHQADGRRYIPQAIAQGVAAVVAEAKDEATDGEIREIHGVPVIYLSQLNERLSALAGRFYQEPSDSLRLIGVTGTNGKTTTTQLIAQWCQLLGETSAVMGTVGNGLLDKVIPTENTTGSAVDVQHVLAGLVAQGATMAAMEVSSHGLVQHRVAALKFAASVFTNLSRDHLDYHGDMEHYEAAKWLLYSTHHCGQAIVNADDEVGRRWLARLPDAVAVSMEDHINPNCHGRWLKAIAVDYHDSGATIRFDSTWGEGEIESRLMGAFNVSNLLLALATLLALGYPLADLLKTAARLQPVCGRMEVFAAPGKPTVVVDYAHTPDALEKALQAARLHCAGKLWCVFGCGGDRDKGKRPLMGAIAEEFSDIVVVTDDNPRTEEPRAIINDILAGMVDAGHVKVMEGRAEAVTNAIMQAKENDVVLLAGKGHEDYQIVGNRRLDYSDRITAARLLGVVA, from the coding sequence GTGGCAGATCGTAATTTGCGCGACCTTCTTGCTCCGTGGGTGCCAAATGCACCGGAGCGAGTACTGCGGGAGATGACGCTCGACAGCCGTGTGGCTGCATCGGGCGATCTTTTCGTAGCGGTAGTAGGTCATCAGGCGGACGGGCGTCGTTATATCCCGCAGGCAATTGCGCAAGGCGTCGCGGCAGTTGTAGCCGAGGCAAAAGATGAAGCGACCGACGGTGAAATCCGTGAAATTCACGGCGTGCCGGTTATTTACCTCAGCCAGTTAAACGAACGCTTATCGGCACTGGCCGGGCGTTTCTACCAAGAACCGTCGGACAGCCTGCGCCTGATTGGCGTCACCGGTACCAACGGTAAAACCACCACCACGCAGTTGATTGCACAGTGGTGCCAACTGTTGGGTGAAACCAGCGCGGTGATGGGCACCGTCGGCAACGGCCTGCTGGACAAAGTTATCCCAACGGAGAACACCACCGGTTCGGCGGTTGACGTTCAGCACGTGCTCGCCGGTCTGGTTGCGCAGGGCGCGACGATGGCAGCGATGGAAGTCTCTTCTCACGGTTTGGTACAGCACCGCGTAGCGGCACTGAAATTTGCGGCTTCCGTGTTCACCAACCTCAGCCGCGATCACCTTGATTATCATGGTGATATGGAACATTACGAAGCCGCCAAATGGCTGCTGTATTCGACCCACCACTGCGGCCAGGCGATTGTGAATGCCGACGACGAAGTGGGCCGCCGCTGGTTGGCGCGTTTGCCGGACGCGGTCGCAGTGTCAATGGAAGACCATATCAACCCAAACTGTCACGGTCGCTGGCTGAAAGCTATCGCTGTGGATTACCACGATAGCGGCGCCACCATTCGTTTCGACTCCACCTGGGGCGAAGGCGAAATTGAAAGCCGCCTGATGGGCGCGTTTAACGTCAGCAACCTGCTGCTGGCGCTGGCAACATTACTGGCGCTGGGTTACCCGCTGGCCGATCTGTTGAAAACCGCCGCGCGTTTGCAGCCGGTATGTGGGCGCATGGAAGTCTTCGCAGCACCGGGTAAACCGACGGTTGTTGTCGATTACGCTCACACCCCTGATGCGCTGGAAAAAGCCTTGCAGGCCGCGCGTCTGCACTGCGCTGGCAAGCTGTGGTGCGTGTTTGGCTGCGGCGGCGACCGTGATAAAGGCAAGCGCCCGCTGATGGGTGCGATTGCCGAAGAGTTCTCCGATATTGTGGTCGTCACCGATGATAACCCGCGTACCGAAGAACCTCGTGCGATCATCAACGACATTCTGGCGGGCATGGTTGACGCTGGGCACGTGAAGGTGATGGAAGGCCGCGCCGAAGCGGTGACCAACGCCATCATGCAGGCCAAAGAGAATGACGTTGTGCTGCTGGCCGGCAAAGGCCATGAAGATTATCAGATTGTGGGTAACCGCCGTCTGGACTACTCAGACCGTATCACCGCAGCGCGTCTGCTGGGAGTGGTGGCATGA